AATGTTCCAGTTTTATTATTGGATGGTGAGGAACTGGTAGGTGCCAAGCAGAACCGGGTGTTGAATACCACTATCCTTCTTAAAGAGAATTCTGAGACTGTGATTCCGGTTAGTTGCACTGAACAGGGTAGATGGAGTTATAATTCACTGGAATTTAAAGAATCAGGGAATGTGGCCGCATACCGGGTGCGCAGAACCAAAGCAACCTCAGTCAATACATCATTAAAGATGAATGGGGAGTTTCGCAGTGATCAAAGAGCCGTCTGGAACAGGATAGATGACATGAGTAGGGATGCAGGTGTGAATTCCAGGACCAGAGCAATGAGCGATGTTTACGAGTCCAGAATAGAGGATCTGGAAAAATATCACCATTTATTCCCTGTTTTTGAGGACCAGAAGGGCATATTAGTGATGTTTAAGGGGGAAGTTATGGGTATGGACATATTATCCAGCAGTATCGCCTATTTCGTACTCCATTGGAAACTGTTGAAAAGTTATGCCATGGAGGCAATCCTTACTGACGAAGATAATGACGACGTTGAGGCAGGTGATGCTAAATTTAATGGATTGGATAATGCCAAGTTATTCCTGGATAATGTACGGTTATCTATGGATGAAAAGCATAAATCCGTGGGTTATGGTTGTGACCATCGTCTGGAAGGCCCTGGTGTGGTGGGTTCATCCTTAACATGTAAGGATCAGG
This Methanobacterium petrolearium DNA region includes the following protein-coding sequences:
- a CDS encoding ARPP-1 family domain-containing protein, coding for MDDLLANYIYHLKLGDMQEYNDMSVFPLYSKGDDSLYITLKEALDTDLLTVTEIDGSGSVPELKVVNMANVPVLLLDGEELVGAKQNRVLNTTILLKENSETVIPVSCTEQGRWSYNSLEFKESGNVAAYRVRRTKATSVNTSLKMNGEFRSDQRAVWNRIDDMSRDAGVNSRTRAMSDVYESRIEDLEKYHHLFPVFEDQKGILVMFKGEVMGMDILSSSIAYFVLHWKLLKSYAMEAILTDEDNDDVEAGDAKFNGLDNAKLFLDNVRLSMDEKHKSVGYGCDHRLEGPGVVGSSLTCKDQVIHAAFFSTEDQKKEDMSSYQKRRSFRM